Within the Agromyces ramosus genome, the region AGTTCGTTCGGGCGCGTTCACCATGTATTCATCCACACCGTGCAGGCTTGCCGCAAGCCGCCGTTCCGCACCGAGAGGACGCGATGTCTCCGCAGCAGACCACCCCCAAGCGACGTCGGGAGCACGAGCCCGGCCGGAGCACCCGAGCGGATGTCGCGGCGCTCCGCGACCGGCCGAGTGCCGAGGTGCTCGTGATCGGCGGCGGCATCAACGGCATCGCCACCTTCCGCGACCTCGCGCTGCAGGGTGTCGACGTCGTGCTCGTCGAGCGCGACGACTTCGTGTCGGGCGCCTCGTCGGCCTCGTCGCACATGATCCACGGCGGCATCCGCTATCTCGAGAACGGCGAGTTCAGGCTCGTGAAGGAGTCGGTCGAAGAGCGCAACGGCCTGCTTCGCATCGCACCGCACTACGTGAAGCCCCTCGAGACCACGGTGCCGATCTTCTCCACGTTCTCGGGCATCCTCTCCGCACCGCTGCGGTTCCTCACCCACCAGCCGGGCAAGCCGACCGAGCGTGGCGCCGCGCTCATCAAGACCGGGCTCACGATCTACGACGCGTTCTCACGCGACGGTGGCCAGGTGCCGCGCCACCGCTTCCACGGGGCGAAGCGTTCGCTGGCCGAGCTGCCCGCACTGAACCCCGACGTGAAGTACACGGCGACGTACTTCGACGCGAGCATGCACGATCCCGAGCGGCTCGCCCTCGACGTGCTCTTCGACGGCCTCGCCGCTGGTCCGCGCGCGCGGGCCGCCAACCACCTCGAAGCGGTGGGCCTGGATGCCGCGGGCGTGCGTCTGCGCGACGCGGTCACCGGTGACGAGTTCGCCATCGCCGCCGACGTGATCGTCAACACGTCAGGGCCATGGGCCGATGTCACGAACGAGAGCCTCGGCCGGCCGACGAGCTACATGGGAGGAACGAAGGGCTCGCACATCGTGCTCGACCACCCCGAGCTGCTCGCCGCGACCGGCGGCCGGGAGATCTTCTTCGAGCACGACGACGGCCGCATCGTCCTGATCTACCCGCTCCAGGGCCGCGTGATGGTGGGCACGACGGACCTCGAGCACGATATGCGCGAGCCCGCGATCTGCACCGAGGCCGAGGTCGACTACTTCTTCGAGCTCATCGCGCACGTCTTCCCGGCCATCGGCGTCGACCGGTCGCAGATCGTGTACCGCTTCGCCGGAGTGCGGCCGCTCCCTCGCCACGACGACACGCAACCCGGGTTCGTCTCCCGCGACTATCGCATCGAGCGGAGCGAGATCGGGGCCCGCCCGGGCACGACCCTGCTCAGCCTCGTCGGCGGCAAGTGGACGACCTTCCGCGCACTCGCCGAACACCTCGCCGACGAGGTGCT harbors:
- a CDS encoding glycerol-3-phosphate dehydrogenase/oxidase, whose translation is MSPQQTTPKRRREHEPGRSTRADVAALRDRPSAEVLVIGGGINGIATFRDLALQGVDVVLVERDDFVSGASSASSHMIHGGIRYLENGEFRLVKESVEERNGLLRIAPHYVKPLETTVPIFSTFSGILSAPLRFLTHQPGKPTERGAALIKTGLTIYDAFSRDGGQVPRHRFHGAKRSLAELPALNPDVKYTATYFDASMHDPERLALDVLFDGLAAGPRARAANHLEAVGLDAAGVRLRDAVTGDEFAIAADVIVNTSGPWADVTNESLGRPTSYMGGTKGSHIVLDHPELLAATGGREIFFEHDDGRIVLIYPLQGRVMVGTTDLEHDMREPAICTEAEVDYFFELIAHVFPAIGVDRSQIVYRFAGVRPLPRHDDTQPGFVSRDYRIERSEIGARPGTTLLSLVGGKWTTFRALAEHLADEVLELLGRARTVSTRGLAIGGGARYPATDDARRVWLASHGDEVGRDRAAQLLERYGTRAEVFLSQIEGETDAPLVNHHGYSVLEVRWLARTERVVHLADLVLRRTSMAFTGSITTPLLDELATLVGDELGWDAERRRAEVAATRTLLLERHGVVLEASAALV